A window from Hemicordylus capensis ecotype Gifberg chromosome 2, rHemCap1.1.pri, whole genome shotgun sequence encodes these proteins:
- the LOC128341640 gene encoding zinc finger protein OZF-like isoform X3, with protein sequence MDHHSIPMWRNLPFVFIKKRGLVAVNFSEEEEWALLDPGQRALHRDMMVEIHGHLASLDDGGETEREYEQQRRNTERKHEEVKKSSATECFDFLEIPLEQRYGEGTENNELPSHEKIVTKKILTNKSSCCCSKKILTGDKKYECAECGKSFSQSTNLTSHQRIHTGEKPYQCSECGKSFICKGHLISHQRIHTGEKPYQCSECGKSFSQTSQLTSHQRIHTGEKPYKCLECGKSFSHSPSLTDHQRIHTGEKPYQCSECEKNFTCRGNLASHERMHRGEKPYECSECGKRFRQSSALTDHQRIHTGEKPYQCSECEKSFTCRGNLISHKKMHTGEKPYQCSECEKSYTYRSSLASHEKMHRGEKPYQCLECGRNFRVSSQLACHQRIHKGEKPFQCSECGKSFTQSSALTSHQGTHSDQKPYKCFECGKSFRQSWGLACHQRIHTGEKPYQCLQCGKSFKWGASLHTHKNIHTREKRYRGSVCGKSLNKTSDLTSHQRMHTGEKHINAQNMERASVGGHASVTTKESPEEYNHISAQTVERASARAQSLLINK encoded by the exons GGTCTGGTGGCTGTGAAtttctcagaggaggaggagtgggctctgctggatccaggccaaagggctctgcacagagaCATGATGGTGGAAATCCATGGGCATCTGGCCTCTCTAG ATGATGGAGGGGAAACCGAAAGAGAATATGAACAGCAGAGAAGGAATACAGAAAGAAAACATGAGGAGGTTAAGAAATCTTCTGCAACTGAGTGCTTTGATTTCCTTGAAATTCCACTTGAACAAAGGTATGGTGAAGGAACCGAaaacaatgaactgccctcacaTGAAAAAATCGTAACCAAAAAAATCTTAACCAATAAGTCAAGCTGTTGCTGTAGTAAAAAAATTCTTACAGGTGATAAAAAATATGAATGTgctgaatgtggaaagagcttcagccagagcacGAATCTTACTtcgcatcaaagaatccacacaggggagaaaccatatcaatgctcagagtgtggaaagagtttcattTGCAAGGGTCaccttatttcccatcaaagaatccacacaggtgaaaagccatatcagtgctcagaatgtggaaagagcttcagccagaccTCCcaacttacttcccatcaaagaatccacacaggggagaaaccatataaatgtttggaatgtggaaagagcttcagccacagCCCAAGTCTTACTgaccatcaaagaattcacacaggagagaaaccatatcaatgctcagaatgtgAAAAGAACTTCACTTGCAGGGGTAACCTTGCTTCCCATGAAAGAATGCACAGAGGAGAGAAACCCTAtgagtgctcagagtgtggaaagaggttccgGCAGAGCTCAGCCCTTACtgaccatcaaagaatccacacaggggagaaaccatatcagtgctcagaatgtgaaaagagcttcacctGCAGGGGTAACCTTATTTCCCATAAAAAaatgcacacaggggagaaaccatatcaatgctcagaatgtgAAAAGAGCTACACCTACAGGAGTAGCCTTGCTTCGCATGAAAAAATGCAcagaggggagaaaccatatcagtgcttggagtgtggaaggaatTTCAGGGTGAGCTCACAGCTTGcttgccatcaaagaatccacaaaggagagaaaccatttcagtgctccgagtgtggaaagagcttcacgcAGAGCTCTGCTCTTACTTCCCATCAAGGAACCCACTCAGAccagaaaccatataaatgctttgaatgtggaaagagtttccgcCAGAGCTGGGGCCTTGCTTGCCATCAAAGAATTCATACAGGAGAAAAACCGTATCAGTGTTtgcaatgtggaaagagcttcaagtgGGGGGCAAGCCTTCATACCCATAAAAATATCCACACAAGAGAAAAGAGATATCGGGGCTCAGTATGTGGAAAGAGTTTAAATAAGACCTCAgatcttacttcccatcaaagaatgcacacaggggagaagcatATCAATGCTCAGAATATGGAGAGAGCTTCAGTTGGAGGTCATGCCTCAGTTACCACCAAAGAGTCCCCAGAGGAGTataaccatatcagtgctcagactgtggaaagagcttccgccaGAGCTCAAAGCTTACTTATCAACAAATAA
- the LOC128341640 gene encoding zinc finger protein 883-like isoform X5, giving the protein MMVEIHGHLASLDDGGETEREYEQQRRNTERKHEEVKKSSATECFDFLEIPLEQRYGEGTENNELPSHEKIVTKKILTNKSSCCCSKKILTGDKKYECAECGKSFSQSTNLTSHQRIHTGEKPYQCSECGKSFICKGHLISHQRIHTGEKPYQCSECGKSFSQTSQLTSHQRIHTGEKPYKCLECGKSFSHSPSLTDHQRIHTGEKPYQCSECEKNFTCRGNLASHERMHRGEKPYECSECGKRFRQSSALTDHQRIHTGEKPYQCSECEKSFTCRGNLISHKKMHTGEKPYQCSECEKSYTYRSSLASHEKMHRGEKPYQCLECGRNFRVSSQLACHQRIHKGEKPFQCSECGKSFTQSSALTSHQGTHSDQKPYKCFECGKSFRQSWGLACHQRIHTGEKPYQCLQCGKSFKWGASLHTHKNIHTREKRYRGSVCGKSLNKTSDLTSHQRMHTGEKHINAQNMERASVGGHASVTTKESPEEYNHISAQTVERASARAQSLLINK; this is encoded by the exons ATGATGGTGGAAATCCATGGGCATCTGGCCTCTCTAG ATGATGGAGGGGAAACCGAAAGAGAATATGAACAGCAGAGAAGGAATACAGAAAGAAAACATGAGGAGGTTAAGAAATCTTCTGCAACTGAGTGCTTTGATTTCCTTGAAATTCCACTTGAACAAAGGTATGGTGAAGGAACCGAaaacaatgaactgccctcacaTGAAAAAATCGTAACCAAAAAAATCTTAACCAATAAGTCAAGCTGTTGCTGTAGTAAAAAAATTCTTACAGGTGATAAAAAATATGAATGTgctgaatgtggaaagagcttcagccagagcacGAATCTTACTtcgcatcaaagaatccacacaggggagaaaccatatcaatgctcagagtgtggaaagagtttcattTGCAAGGGTCaccttatttcccatcaaagaatccacacaggtgaaaagccatatcagtgctcagaatgtggaaagagcttcagccagaccTCCcaacttacttcccatcaaagaatccacacaggggagaaaccatataaatgtttggaatgtggaaagagcttcagccacagCCCAAGTCTTACTgaccatcaaagaattcacacaggagagaaaccatatcaatgctcagaatgtgAAAAGAACTTCACTTGCAGGGGTAACCTTGCTTCCCATGAAAGAATGCACAGAGGAGAGAAACCCTAtgagtgctcagagtgtggaaagaggttccgGCAGAGCTCAGCCCTTACtgaccatcaaagaatccacacaggggagaaaccatatcagtgctcagaatgtgaaaagagcttcacctGCAGGGGTAACCTTATTTCCCATAAAAAaatgcacacaggggagaaaccatatcaatgctcagaatgtgAAAAGAGCTACACCTACAGGAGTAGCCTTGCTTCGCATGAAAAAATGCAcagaggggagaaaccatatcagtgcttggagtgtggaaggaatTTCAGGGTGAGCTCACAGCTTGcttgccatcaaagaatccacaaaggagagaaaccatttcagtgctccgagtgtggaaagagcttcacgcAGAGCTCTGCTCTTACTTCCCATCAAGGAACCCACTCAGAccagaaaccatataaatgctttgaatgtggaaagagtttccgcCAGAGCTGGGGCCTTGCTTGCCATCAAAGAATTCATACAGGAGAAAAACCGTATCAGTGTTtgcaatgtggaaagagcttcaagtgGGGGGCAAGCCTTCATACCCATAAAAATATCCACACAAGAGAAAAGAGATATCGGGGCTCAGTATGTGGAAAGAGTTTAAATAAGACCTCAgatcttacttcccatcaaagaatgcacacaggggagaagcatATCAATGCTCAGAATATGGAGAGAGCTTCAGTTGGAGGTCATGCCTCAGTTACCACCAAAGAGTCCCCAGAGGAGTataaccatatcagtgctcagactgtggaaagagcttccgccaGAGCTCAAAGCTTACTTATCAACAAATAA
- the LOC128341640 gene encoding zinc finger protein OZF-like isoform X4, producing MLLISYSKGLVAVNFSEEEEWALLDPGQRALHRDMMVEIHGHLASLDDGGETEREYEQQRRNTERKHEEVKKSSATECFDFLEIPLEQRYGEGTENNELPSHEKIVTKKILTNKSSCCCSKKILTGDKKYECAECGKSFSQSTNLTSHQRIHTGEKPYQCSECGKSFICKGHLISHQRIHTGEKPYQCSECGKSFSQTSQLTSHQRIHTGEKPYKCLECGKSFSHSPSLTDHQRIHTGEKPYQCSECEKNFTCRGNLASHERMHRGEKPYECSECGKRFRQSSALTDHQRIHTGEKPYQCSECEKSFTCRGNLISHKKMHTGEKPYQCSECEKSYTYRSSLASHEKMHRGEKPYQCLECGRNFRVSSQLACHQRIHKGEKPFQCSECGKSFTQSSALTSHQGTHSDQKPYKCFECGKSFRQSWGLACHQRIHTGEKPYQCLQCGKSFKWGASLHTHKNIHTREKRYRGSVCGKSLNKTSDLTSHQRMHTGEKHINAQNMERASVGGHASVTTKESPEEYNHISAQTVERASARAQSLLINK from the exons GGTCTGGTGGCTGTGAAtttctcagaggaggaggagtgggctctgctggatccaggccaaagggctctgcacagagaCATGATGGTGGAAATCCATGGGCATCTGGCCTCTCTAG ATGATGGAGGGGAAACCGAAAGAGAATATGAACAGCAGAGAAGGAATACAGAAAGAAAACATGAGGAGGTTAAGAAATCTTCTGCAACTGAGTGCTTTGATTTCCTTGAAATTCCACTTGAACAAAGGTATGGTGAAGGAACCGAaaacaatgaactgccctcacaTGAAAAAATCGTAACCAAAAAAATCTTAACCAATAAGTCAAGCTGTTGCTGTAGTAAAAAAATTCTTACAGGTGATAAAAAATATGAATGTgctgaatgtggaaagagcttcagccagagcacGAATCTTACTtcgcatcaaagaatccacacaggggagaaaccatatcaatgctcagagtgtggaaagagtttcattTGCAAGGGTCaccttatttcccatcaaagaatccacacaggtgaaaagccatatcagtgctcagaatgtggaaagagcttcagccagaccTCCcaacttacttcccatcaaagaatccacacaggggagaaaccatataaatgtttggaatgtggaaagagcttcagccacagCCCAAGTCTTACTgaccatcaaagaattcacacaggagagaaaccatatcaatgctcagaatgtgAAAAGAACTTCACTTGCAGGGGTAACCTTGCTTCCCATGAAAGAATGCACAGAGGAGAGAAACCCTAtgagtgctcagagtgtggaaagaggttccgGCAGAGCTCAGCCCTTACtgaccatcaaagaatccacacaggggagaaaccatatcagtgctcagaatgtgaaaagagcttcacctGCAGGGGTAACCTTATTTCCCATAAAAAaatgcacacaggggagaaaccatatcaatgctcagaatgtgAAAAGAGCTACACCTACAGGAGTAGCCTTGCTTCGCATGAAAAAATGCAcagaggggagaaaccatatcagtgcttggagtgtggaaggaatTTCAGGGTGAGCTCACAGCTTGcttgccatcaaagaatccacaaaggagagaaaccatttcagtgctccgagtgtggaaagagcttcacgcAGAGCTCTGCTCTTACTTCCCATCAAGGAACCCACTCAGAccagaaaccatataaatgctttgaatgtggaaagagtttccgcCAGAGCTGGGGCCTTGCTTGCCATCAAAGAATTCATACAGGAGAAAAACCGTATCAGTGTTtgcaatgtggaaagagcttcaagtgGGGGGCAAGCCTTCATACCCATAAAAATATCCACACAAGAGAAAAGAGATATCGGGGCTCAGTATGTGGAAAGAGTTTAAATAAGACCTCAgatcttacttcccatcaaagaatgcacacaggggagaagcatATCAATGCTCAGAATATGGAGAGAGCTTCAGTTGGAGGTCATGCCTCAGTTACCACCAAAGAGTCCCCAGAGGAGTataaccatatcagtgctcagactgtggaaagagcttccgccaGAGCTCAAAGCTTACTTATCAACAAATAA